Genomic DNA from Trichoderma asperellum chromosome 5, complete sequence:
ATTCAATCACATGCAAGATACTTTTTGGATCAAAGTCCAAGTAGATATTCAAACGGGAGCCACATTTCAGCATAAAATCATCAACAAACACCAAAAATGGCCATTCAAAACACCAGCATCGTAtgccgaagaaaaaaaaagttccgaTTCATAGCTTAATGTACCTGGCCGATGCTAGATTACAAGCCCGATGTCATTTTGAGCATCACCAAACGCCACCCTTGATCATAACAGTGGTTTCCGAGCGAAAATATTCCAAATCACCCATTCTCTAACAGCCGCAGATATTTTATTTCTCCCTTTATATCCCGGGATATCATATTGGACTAGATTGCTTTTTGCGTGGGTATCGCAGAAATTAGAGCCAGCTTTCAGCTTCTTATCGTCGAGGAGGGGGGTTGAATCCAGGGGGAGGAGGGCCTCCAGGAGGGAAACCCGGAGCGCCAGGGAAGCCAGGAGCGCCGGGGAAACCAGCAGGTGGAGGGAACTGGCCAGGGAAGCCAGGAGGAGCTAAAGTGCACCAATTAGTACCAATGCAGATTTCGATGAAATACAGAGAGTGGTATAACTTACCGGCACCTCGTCCAGGGAATCCAGGAGCACCAGGAGCGCCGGGAGCACCAGGGAAAGAAGGGAATCCCGGAGGGGGAGCAGCTCCGCCAACACCAGCAGCTGGGCCGGCGAGAGAAATCGGAGCGGCAGCACCACGTCCGGCAGGTCGAGCAACGCCAGGGCCAGCCTGAAGAGTCGAAGCAATTCCGCCGGTGGTGGCCTTGCCGAGTCGAGCGCTAGGATCGGCGGGAGGCGGTGACTCGACGGTCAGAGAGATGATGTGAGCTCCACGGACAATCACCAGGCCCAGCGttcgcttctcctcctggACCACGGTCTGGCCGGCTGATGAGCCGCCGGGAGCAGCTGGCTTGTTCTGCTTGCGCTTGATGCGGCGGAATTCCTCGGTATCGGCCAGAACGAGGTTCATGTGTCGGTCGTAGGCGAGCATCTGGCCAACCAGCTGTCGCGAGTCCTGCAGGGTCACACGCATGCGGTAGTTGATCTAGGAGAAGTCGTCAGTGCCTAATCACGTCAAGTTTCGATGGGCAACCGAGGGGGTATCTGCGTACGTAACCGGCCTAATTCACGTTTCGTTAGTCTAACCATGTCAACATGTAACGCTCCAAGAGAGGGCtgggagagaggaagagggactGACCATCTTGCCAAGCTTGTTGGACGCcatgttgaagatgagatgCTACGGGAAGTAGCTCCTCTGGTTTGTTCAAAAAATTGATTGTGTGTGGGTTTTGACAAAGCTGGtgctcctcagcctcgtcgtcgctgctCTGGTGCCTCGTGGGAAGCTTGAGAGTCTGCGATGGGTTGGTTGGTGTTGAGATGTTCGGAAAAAAGCAGCTCCACGTCTGAAATGGCCCAGACTGCAGCGGGTGGAGCCTCGCGCGGCAGGTCCTCGGTACCAATTTTTACGCATCAAAAGAGCCGCAAACACATGTATAAAAGACTTTGCACGTGCGACATCACATGACAGCTCTCAGGCATCatccatctcttccatcGACGGAAGCAAGGTCAAATTCACAGTTCCGATGATGCTTTCTATGGTGATTCTTTAATGATTTTGTTAAATTATGAGTTATTCTATATAGTAATGACGTGTTTCGCTCGCTAATCACAACTTTTGACTTTCAATGGATGGAATACCAACAGCTCCTATCATCCCCATTCTCAATCACTGTGTGGCTTGGACTCGCCTTATCCTCAACATTGGCATGGACACGCCAGTTGAGATACTTCTGCTTTGAGTATATCGCTGCTCAATCTCTTCCAGGCTATGCCCTCTCGTCTCAAACATACGCAATGCCACAACGACTGTGGTGAAGAGTGACGAAAACGCAAAGAGATAGTAGGCTCCATACGTCGTCTTCGAAATGAGCACCGGCGTGATAAGTGCGACAACATAATTCGAGAACTGTATccattagcttttttttcacgGCAAACTAACTGAGACTTTTCAGTTACATACCCAATTGGCACTCTGAGCAAGACTTGACGCGCTGCTCCTGGTCTTTCTAGGCAAACTCTCAATCAAGAAGATTCGGAAGCCAATTGCCCAAGTTCCGTTGAATACTATGGCGAACAGATAGATGGACACAATCACCACCCACTTGCCGGCTCCTCTATCCGCATGAACTTTGTCGGCCGCATACAAAGACcccatcaacagcatcagcGTGGTAATCAGGACACCGCCTAAGAGACTGGAAGTCCTTCGGCCCCATTTGTCTGCCAGGAAGGTAGCCGGGATTGTAATTCCGAGAATAGCCAGTGCAGAAACGCCAGAAGCCAAGAACGACGCCTGTTCGCCACTAAGACCGGCCTTTTCGAAGAGAATCGGGGCATAATAAAAGACGCCATCAATCCCCgccagctgctgcatgcCCATAATGAAACAGCCAAAAATGGTTCGAGCACGGAAGGGAGCTGAGAAGGCTTCCCTGAATCCTGCAAATGTCTGTTTGAACTCTTCCCAAATTGCTACATCATGGGGGTTATGAGCCTGTACTTGGGTCATGGActcctccagcagcttttCACGCTCAACCTCATCAAAGCCAAGGCGAATGAGAACATCGCGCGCCTCAGTGAATCGACCTCTGGCCAGCAACCAGCGCGGAGAAGCAGGGACAAACCAGTACGTTCCCGATAGCAGAAAGCCGAGGGCCGATGAGACGACCAGCGGAAGTCGCCAGCTAAGCGTTGTCGATGCACCCAGACGTGAAGTGCCGtagcagatgaagaagccacAAACCAAACCCAAAACGATTGTGAACTGCGGAAGTGCTGTCAACGTGCCCCTGACTCTGGTCGGGGACATTTCTGAAACCTGCACCCATACATTGCTCACAAACAGGCCCTCACCTATGCCTTGGATAAGTCGCCCAATGATGAAGGCGCTCAGCGATGTAGCGGAAGACTGGATGGCTGCTCCAACGCCATAGATGAAGGACCCTATGGCGAAGATGCGGACCTGGCCGAAGCGGTGGCCAAGGATGCCGGCGATGAGAGCCGTAAAGGCGCCGGAAATGAGTACAGATGAAACGACAACTCCATGAACGGTTGGTGAAAAGTCACCAAAGGTCTTGCGGAAGGCGGGCATCGTTGTGACAGGGCCAATGTTGCCCGTATCCAGGCTATATCGGAAGATTGTCAGTAATCTCTCAACCCACGAAGAGGAAACATCAATTACGATGGTGTCACAAACCCAAAGAGTATAGAGACGCTGGATGCCGCCAGACTGGCCCATACGTAAAATGGCGGTGCTTTTAACCACTTCATCTTACAGGTTACGCGCCTCAATTTTCCAATGGCTACAATGTTACAGAAATATTGACTTTTATCCTCAGGGGTCGCTGGGTCTGAAGCTGTAGCTATCAGGGTGGTGAGTCCCTGATATCAGTTTAAATACACGTTAGACACATCGACTGGCTGCCACGTGTATTTCTCATCAAAAGAGTCATACCGACCTTTGCAACTATCAGGTCGCTATCCGGTCGAACGATTGCCGGCACTAACCATCGTGTCTGGCGCCAGATCTCAACTCCGGAGCTTAGACAAATTAACGACCCGGAGTTAGAACTGCGGAGATGCCGCTTACGGCCATAGGTTGTGTACTTCATTGCGCGCTGGATACGAGAGCACGCTGGATATCGATTGCATAATTGATTACTAGACCCGTATATTGTCATCACGGGGATTATCAGAAATTTTTGTGCTTAAGTTTTAGTTTCAACCACCCCTTGATTCTGTCTTGTAAAGCGTAGAGCTGTCGTGAATTAAGACGGTGCCAGAAACTGGGCCTAGTTAACGCTTCACCTCAACAGCCCCGCAACTCTGTTCTCATCTGATTTGTAAATTCTTTAGCAGGGCTTCCCTTTCTCGACTTTTTTCTGCATCTTCATTTCATCAAACAGCACCGTCTTCAAtccttttctatttcttGCTGGAAAGAAATAATGAAGGCCAAAAAATGCgatatagttttatagggTAACTTGCGCTCCATGAAAAACAACAAAGCTGTGGCCGAAACAGAAGATTGCGTGTTTGTCTGTTAATAATACATATTTTCTTGTCTAAAGTTAAGTACATccaattaactatataaactTCACCACCGCTCCATTGCCATGTGTCGTTACTGTGGCATAGGACCATTCGCCCTGGTCTGtctttaaaatagcaattcTTGGCACTTCCTCGGTAACAACCTCGGTATGGTCTGATGACCCATCCGAAGTCTCTGAGACTTGAGTCTGAGCCTTGACACTCTCTCCTTTGAAGACTGCCGTCATGAATCCCTCCATAGTAAGCTGTGATTTTACCGCCGTCGACTCCTTTGGGTGCGTTCGAATCatcgcagctgcagctagtAGTATTGTACACAGGACATACAATGCATTGAGCCCGATCAAGATATAAAATGGTATGATTGGGACCCGTGTGAGGAACACTCTTGAACGGGACTGCTCGACCACGTTCACTCGACTCTCCATTGCGACATAGGATAGTGCCAGCGCGCTGTGAGAGAAAGCAGCTGCCGTGAGAGGGACAGCACTCGAGAAGTTGGTGCTGAGTCTGACCATAGAAGAGATTACGGCCTGCTGTGAGATGTTGGCGTTGTCGTTGATGAAAGGGGCAGACATGATGCCGCCGAGAGAGCCATTCGCGGGGGTCATGTTGAATTGGGCTATGGATCCGTCCACCCACGCATAGGTGGTGTCGAAAATTGTGCTGGAGCAGCCGAATTGCATCGTGCCCTCCAGCACGTCGGGTTGCTCCGGCTGATGGAGTTCCCCTATTAAGATGTTGGTGGTGAAATACAACGGATTCTGGAAAGGATAATTGGGGTAAGAAATGGCGTGCGTCAGGCTCGAGTCGTTGTAGAAGCGGAAAACAACTCTGGTCACTTGCGTGATCTGATTTAAAAGATCACCCGGACAGTCGAAAACTTCACGATTGTCTTCTGAGCATCGAACGGTCATTATGTCGCACTTTGTAGAGATGGCGAATGCGCTCGCCTTAAAGTCCAGGTCTGATGACAAGCTTGCATCTGAAATATATAAGAGAGACTGTGATGAGTTTGAGGAGAGATCAGATACAATATTCTTAGTGGAAACATTGTTTAAGATTTTGAAAGCCTCAGTGTCGGCGGGAATATATGGTGTAAAGGAGCCGTCAGCCCCATATCCTTTCAACGCATCGCATGGGTAATTATAACCAGAATAAATGCAGTCATTTCCCTGTAAAAGTCCTCGACCGAAGGAGTGGTTTGAAGGGGCGGTGATGTTTAGTTGTGTTTGCTCGCTTGGCTTGACAACAATGCCAAACCAGGTATCAACTGCTGGAATAAGGACACTGTATACGTTAGCGACTATTTATGACGCCTTTGTGTGAATTACtgaattttcttcttgatcAATTGCAAGATTTGATACTTACCTCAAGACCGTGATGATAATGAAGATGGCAAGTGTATATGAAATTGGGGCTACGAATTTCCCTCCCATGTTCGCCCGAGCACGGGTAGCTTTCCATAACTCGACCAACCCACCAGACAAGAGACCCATCAGTACCGTCAATTGATTTGGCGTCAGGAGCTTGTCATTCTGCTCCTTTTGCGATGCTTTCAGAACAAAATCTGCAGCGAAAAGTGCCACTAGTCCCATGATGGCGCTTGATAGGTACGGGACAAATTTCCCAGTAATGGAAGCAATTGTAGTCAGAGTAGATGGGTTGAGTCGGACATAATAGGCATTGGTTCCCCCATCTTTAACAAAGTCGGTCATAGTCCTCGAAATTAAAGACAGATTGTCTGACTGATGGGGGACCTGTAGTTCGCCTGCGCCATCGCTAAGAGTCACGCGGTTACGGAACgtgaagacgatgagaagTGCGGTTGCTGCTGAAAGAATAATGGATGGTACGGCGGCTAGCAGGATTATAGATGTGTATGCTTTGACGCTGTTGTCTTTTCTGGGTTCTTTGATGCTGGGGGCCTTTTGAGTCCTTTGCAAAGGAGTGTCATCGGATGAAGGCATATTACGTGATGTTATGGCTATTCGTTTCTAGCGGGAAGTGAAAGAGGgtataaaaagaagataaaataaatgaataaataaataaataaatgaaatgaaataaacagcctgaaagaaaaaatgacaaAGACAGAGGACTTCAAATATTAGGTAGTTCTCAATTTCTTCAATGATCAGGATACTGATCGCGGCGCTTTTATGTTACGCACACGGTGCCTGAATAGTTGGTGCATTGTGCCTAGCAATCCTAATTTCGCCCCACGAACAGGGTAAAAAGCcttgtttatttatatacagaGAGAGATATGGAGGACCATACAAGATGCAGGCAAACGTAGCCGCCCGTAACATATTCGCGGCTACGAGGACTATAAAAGGACTAGGGTGGGCGGTTAAGTGAATCCTTGCAGCCGCGTCGCAGAGCAAGGCTGTCTCGTGTGTGCCCTTTCAGAAACGAGGCTTCGATTGAGAAAATGATATTTATCAAGATTAAAAAGGATCGAAATCAGTAAAAAAAACCAATGTCCAGTAGTTtcgtgaagaagaagagcattcATTCATCAATGCATGTAATGGTATGGACTGCCCGACTGCGCTATTATCGCCAGGGGACTGCTAAGTGGGCATCATATCCGAGAAAGATATatccaaggccaagcttaTTCATATATAGAAACGGACGTTTCATCTATGAAATAGCTCAACACCGCCGGCGCGTGCAACCAACAACATAATAAATATGACGTGGGTACCAAACCAAGATGGACCACCTTTGTAGTAATACCATACAGACTAGACTGCGTTCACAGTCGACGATTTTATAGCTAAACGTATAGGTACTACTGATGCCCAGACCTAACCGTACAACAACCTACGTAGACTAGACGAGAGATGCGATGCAGGGTATCAGAGAATATCGTGATGCAGTtgaattaataaataagtcatgggagaaaaaaaaggatacgTGTAGCTAAATACCACTGATAAACTGCATGGATGGTCATGGCTCAAAGCGCAAAAAAAGGATGCCCCCGGCCAGGATCGAACTGGCGACCTTAACATATCTCCAAGATACAATGCTGGATCTATAAGAGTTAAGTGGTAACCACTCCACCACGGGGGCTTGTGACCTCCAGACACTAGAAATCGGTTTATGAAGCTTCGTCGCGATGGTAGTCCGAACCGCTCGGTTTCTCCAGCTGCCGCTTCCTTTGCTTGATGGATAGCGCAAGGGGTGGTTTGCGCTGCACGATTTAGAGTGGATTGAggagtttatataagtatgTGGATGGGGTGGCAAAAACTGGCGCGGTATACTAGCGttttgttaaaaaaaaaaattctttcaTATCGGATGCGCCGAATTCTCGGCGTTGGTACCTGTTTTGCGCAAACAGTCGCTTGAGAAGCGGCTATTCTGCAAAGTAGGTGCGTGTATCAACCGTATGTACTAATCTATgcataggtacatgtagatgAGAATGAAGTTTTTGACAGCCTTGGCCCGCTATCCGTATACAGCACAGTAAAGTATAACTACAGTAACAAAAAAACATTACATATACCTCgattttcttcctttttgttgTCCGACTTCTATATCAGGAATAGTAATAACAATAATGAATGCAACAAGATTTTTTAGAATATAGCTGACTAGATGTGTTGTGCGATCAACTGACGGGTCTCTCTACTCCCAACTACAAGTATATCTTGCTTTAAAAACAGGCATTTAAATGCTGTGCGCGCTCTACCATTCTCCAACGTTGAGTATGTGGAAATGTAAGAAAGCAGTAGCTAGTTTCCGACAACTCTATGTGTTTTATCCTTGAATTATTACCAAGATGACCAGTCTGTATCATCGCCTGTATTGTCcttttcgtcgtcgtctggtTCTGATACGTCTACAACGGGTCATGATACCAGCGACTCCtcgcctctctcctcttgctTCCAGCCAGTGCCGTTAAAATCTGGATAAAAGCCGACTACAATAATGTAGAATCGCCAACCTTACTATGAGTATAGACGTATCTGTGTCCTGCTTGACAgcaagatatttatatattcaCCATTTTTGCAGTCAAGTTACTTCTTTACGTATTGTAATCTGACCCCCATCCTTCTACTGCCATTATTTTCTCTACATATTTCTTGATACTTCCATCTACCAAGGCAAAGTCCCTTCTTTGTTTGAAAACGTTCCTGTTTCGCCGTCATCTCCCAAGGTCGCCAATCTTACTGCGTTCAAAGCCCCGTCTGCCGGAGTATCCTTGCCAGAAAAGCCATTCAGATTGGTAGCGCAGTACCCTGGACAAGTCGCATTAATCTTCCACCCAGCGTCTTTATACTTGAAAGCATAATGAAGCATCATCATATTAAGCGCcgctttgctgctgcagtagATTGGCCAACCGGCTGGGTATCCCCACCGCTGAGTGAGCGAACCCATGGAAGAGGATACAAAGACGATTCGAGGTGCAGCAGACGCCGTTAAAAGGGGAATAAACGCCTCGGTTGTGATTGTAGCGCCAAAAGTGTTAACCGAAAACGTCTCGTGGAAATTGCGAAGCGAAGGGGCAGAGGTCATTTCGTCGTGAAGGCATATACCGGCGTTATTAACTAATACATCAAGACGGCCAAATTTCGATGTTACTTGTTGGACAGCTTCGGCAATAGACTTATCAGAGGTGATACTAATAACAGATGTTAGCATTGTTTATTTTCCATGGAATGTTTCTATAAATAGGACGTTGAGCCGAGGAGGGCGTTTGGATGTGCCTTGATCTGGCTTTAAATACACACTGTCGGCGCATAATGTTTGCCAGATGTATGTAAGCCATTCCAAGGCAACACATGTGCGACGAGAAGTTTCATACAGCATAACCGAAACTTCAAATTCCTGATTGCGTAGTACTCTATCCCAACACAGTGTATCCATCCTTGAGGGGTTATTTTGGGGCAATACAAGGTAACGTACTCAATGGCAATGGGCTCGGCACTAAAACCCtgctcttgaagctgctgggcCGCATCAATTCCACGCTGAGTATCACGACTGCCCACAAGAACGTGGTATCCTGGCTTTGACGACAGAGATTTTGCTATCTCGAAACCGATGCCTTGGTTGGCACCTGTAACTAGGACGATCtttgaggaggaagaaacagTCATTATGCACTTGTCAATAGGTCGAAAACTGTGGTTGAAAACGATTTGGAAGAATCGGTAAGAGGGAGATGACAAGTGAAACTGTTAATGTAGAGCACATGGATATTATAGAGTCTGATGCGCTCCTCTTTATATCAATAGTTTAGGTCCTAGGGAGCGGATTTACACTCGGATTTATTAGCTATCTCCATCACAATGCTACGATACAAGTCACAGATTTCTAAATGTACTTCGATTTTGACAGAATATGAACCAAATCGTCTTCGAGATTTAAACATGTGCCTGTGTTTGCGTGTATCCCTATGGATCGACAAGGTGCTTACTGGTCCACTCGCGCAAAGCCTAGCCTGTTATAGAATAGATATTTCCAGGCTACTAACTTCACACCCAGGCCTGATGCTAATCTACCTTATTATTAGAGGTACGCAGCATAATGCCCCCCGCATGCCATCCGTTTAGCGTACTCGCGCAAAACCTAACTCGTTGCAGTATATATGTTGGGTTTGCCAACTTCCTTTGGGTGTAGTGTCTTCCactcttcttgttctctcAAGGCAAACAATTAGCCCGTGATATGACAAAATGGTCAATTATGGGCCATCAGGAGCATGCCTCGCATGCAAAGAAAAGCGTAAGAAGGCATGTACACCTCCTTCTAAATGGTTGTTTTCAGCATGCTGACGTATTGTTAGTGTGACAAAGGGCGTCCTGTATGTGCTGCTGGTCACCGTTTACTAGGAACAAACTTTCGGCGGCCATTTTCTTTAAACGTGGTGCTAATACGGCTTACTTGGTGCTAATTCATTGTCTGAAATAGTCTTGTCTCAGGTGCGGTCGAGCACGACGCACTTGTCCTGGGTATGCGCCCAGAAAGGAGCGaaagtttataaactatattggAAAAGAGGGCTTCAATGTCTTGCATCATCCGCCTTCTGAATTATCGCATCGAGTAGCAAGCTCCGACAGACTTGGATCGCTAGATTGGTCTGATGTTGAGCAGAATGCTCGACTGCTGTTTTTCAATGACTATTGCATTATCTCATCGAATAGGAGTCTATCCCGTGGATATCTACATGGACTCCAGGCTATGATCTCTAAAGCCGACCCAAACTCCGAACTTGTACAAGCGTGTACACTCGTTGCTTTGGCAAATATAGGAAACAAGCTCGGAAGTACTATGCACAGACGTAGGGCGGAGAGCCTGTACTCCTCATTGTTACGGTCTTTCCGCCTGCGTATTTCAAATGAAGCGATATTCGCTACAGTGGAATCGCTAATTACTGCTGCATTACTGGGATTATACGAAGTAAAGACTCACCAGTCATAATGAAAGAGGCAAGCTGACAATCACAGATCATCACCAGTACTGGTACGTATCTTGGCTGTCATGTAGCTCATGCCAAGGGGATATCGGCTATTCTTGTGAGCAAATTCTCGCCATTTGATCTGCTGTGTGACGGCCAGCTATTCCAAATTTCAAGTCCGATACCACTAGAGGATCTGGAAGTGGAGATTTCTCAGTCTCCTCCATCCCATTCACATTCCCCCAACAAGGTGTCACAGAAGTTCAGTCTTCTGTGTACACCGCTATTCAACCAGT
This window encodes:
- a CDS encoding uncharacterized protein (EggNog:ENOG41~TransMembrane:12 (i9-31o51-73i80-97o103-126i138-163o175-194i269-292o304-325i337-356o368-393i405-428o434-455i)) → MKWLKAPPFYVWASLAASSVSILFGLDTGNIGPVTTMPAFRKTFGDFSPTVHGVVVSSVLISGAFTALIAGILGHRFGQVRIFAIGSFIYGVGAAIQSSATSLSAFIIGRLIQGIGEGLFVSNVWVQVSEMSPTRVRGTLTALPQFTIVLGLVCGFFICYGTSRLGASTTLSWRLPLVVSSALGFLLSGTYWFVPASPRWLLARGRFTEARDVLIRLGFDEVEREKLLEESMTQVQAHNPHDVAIWEEFKQTFAGFREAFSAPFRARTIFGCFIMGMQQLAGIDGVFYYAPILFEKAGLSGEQASFLASGVSALAILGITIPATFLADKWGRRTSSLLGGVLITTLMLLMGSLYAADKVHADRGAGKWVVIVSIYLFAIVFNGTWAIGFRIFLIESLPRKTRSSASSLAQSANWFSNYVVALITPVLISKTTYGAYYLFAFSSLFTTVVVALRMFETRGHSLEEIEQRYTQSRSISTGVSMPMLRIRRVQATQ
- a CDS encoding uncharacterized protein (EggNog:ENOG41~TransMembrane:6 (i29-54o116-137i149-166o186-206i468-488o508-532i)), translated to MPSSDDTPLQRTQKAPSIKEPRKDNSVKAYTSIILLAAVPSIILSAATALLIVFTFRNRVTLSDGAGELQVPHQSDNLSLISRTMTDFVKDGGTNAYYVRLNPSTLTTIASITGKFVPYLSSAIMGLVALFAADFVLKASQKEQNDKLLTPNQLTVLMGLLSGGLVELWKATRARANMGGKFVAPISYTLAIFIIITVLSVLIPAVDTWFGIVVKPSEQTQLNITAPSNHSFGRGLLQGNDCIYSGYNYPCDALKGYGADGSFTPYIPADTEAFKILNNVSTKNIVSDLSSNSSQSLLYISDASLSSDLDFKASAFAISTKCDIMTVRCSEDNREVFDCPGDLLNQITQVTRVVFRFYNDSSLTHAISYPNYPFQNPLYFTTNILIGELHQPEQPDVLEGTMQFGCSSTIFDTTYAWVDGSIAQFNMTPANGSLGGIMSAPFINDNANISQQAVISSMVRLSTNFSSAVPLTAAAFSHSALALSYVAMESRVNVVEQSRSRVFLTRVPIIPFYILIGLNALYVLCTILLAAAAMIRTHPKESTAVKSQLTMEGFMTAVFKGESVKAQTQVSETSDGSSDHTEVVTEEVPRIAILKTDQGEWSYATVTTHGNGAVVKFI
- a CDS encoding uncharacterized protein (EggNog:ENOG41); its protein translation is MTVSSSSKIVLVTGANQGIGFEIAKSLSSKPGYHVLVGSRDTQRGIDAAQQLQEQGFSAEPIAIDITSDKSIAEAVQQVTSKFGRLDVLVNNAGICLHDEMTSAPSLRNFHETFSVNTFGATITTEAFIPLLTASAAPRIVFVSSSMGSLTQRWGYPAGWPIYCSSKAALNMMMLHYAFKYKDAGWKINATCPGYCATNLNGFSGKDTPADGALNAVRLATLGDDGETGTFSNKEGTLPW